In the Temnothorax longispinosus isolate EJ_2023e unplaced genomic scaffold, Tlon_JGU_v1 HiC_scaffold_24, whole genome shotgun sequence genome, one interval contains:
- the LOC139824024 gene encoding LOW QUALITY PROTEIN: uncharacterized protein (The sequence of the model RefSeq protein was modified relative to this genomic sequence to represent the inferred CDS: deleted 1 base in 1 codon), giving the protein MEEETKNLPMDKEENQDSLVDYDSDSSVVTVVERERGSDKTISKDEEEKENKKETEAKGAIPKRGKPKIIENIDVNREWAENRPVLPIGTKMLYEKQEKMVEKMDSVLKMLDKVMTQATSMMENMVEVAHVNLEKEKLKIRRLEVNKQNTQSKVENGIQTVKESEVEPKKKKLDETVCSVEKNRSLETIKSALEVELNSQRLHIRREYKLTQKLSDFDLWMDYLKSELMNNDLLDVIDSNIESPENLSELKVAKKKSLVRDIIINHLDENYHKRILHEKDPKEILKKLRGYKKSEVNVTHASVRTRLYQIKMRKDEKVSDFCERFDSIIREYESCEDAVPLTEQEMRSALYQAVSINVPELRNVDLIRRQTNLKEMNVDEIKSFMMQLEAETKSEVREKLEKPEVRVQRATAEEHKEIKCYRCNKLGHMAKDCPLAGSEAWFCYYCQGIRGHKGDSCPNAGAQANRFRGKRYTNKTVNKNIKKKGRFAQRGTKRVDNKGKVTKIQPAKKTIPLQTAIEGKPKEGKLCMAKVIEDRDSSKELVNFIVDSGATDHIVNKNIILSNFEKCNNRVIKCANKNELADISIDSKRDLLLLTNEKEKKVIKLTNVIATKEVSENLLSLRKLADAGFSIYLDDKVFRVHNKLTNKIVFEGIYKKPNWIMQFEVKNNNIEDNESVECAVYRCRAEIVPHCESPEQSQANIQTSELSISEGELDERDNVGSAIGRENEGELTNVNENIEHNNAELDQVIKLEDIQTLENIEEMCESSVIEKVKKLEKINKAMLWHVRLGHASLNYLRQLQKVEKRLETVKFDNSILECEVCIMAKMAKLPFKENRNRAQRPLQVIHTDIMGPIKPTSYPGRKRFIITFIDDYSRLAKAYSLKTKDESGEALEKYLIFARNLLGKEEKLCYVKSDQGKEFTGGAFKEVLKRENIEAIYAPPYTPEHNGVAERFNRTMQEKIRTYMFDSGLPKSMWELAVDAAVHAYNRSPHKTIEYEIPLKKFSSETSCHFEQIKRFGCIGYARVPKPTSKFDKRAIRGVLVGYTDTGYILWHPSTRKFIESRHIRFNEKITYKNVYQNSQIEEEKDLDKNWMKEFVEDEEKGEQKLEIPEKRKRGRPRKQTTQLDEQKQKDARKESEAPMTRSKTKRKLEDNGDTDVRRKIEDVSFANYINVKNIQRNIENEDELHQCLMASLNREPVTYEEAISSNERENWKIAVKEELESMYANQVWELVDRPLEKLDGRRPNIIDSRWVFKRKLEADGSTRYKARLVIRGCKDKNVYDLKETYAPVSRLSLVRSILAIINKYNLYASQLDVKTAFLNGVLEEKDEIYMEIPEGVELDENTKKTKVCRLNRALYGLKISPKR; this is encoded by the exons ATGGAAGAAGAGACGAAAAATCTTCCGATGGATAAGGAAGAAAACCAAGATTCATTGGTTGACTACGATAGTGACAGCAGCGTGGTCACAgtggtagagagagagagaggtagtgATAAAACAATAAGTAAAGATGAAG aagaaaaagagaacaagAAGGAGACTGAAGCAAAGGGTGCAATCCCGAAACGCGGCAAACCaaagataatagaaaacaTAGATGTGAATAGAGAATGGGCAGAAAATCGTCCTGTACTACCTATAGGGACAAAGATGCTTTACgagaaacaagaaaagatGGTTGAGAAAATGGACTCGGTATTAAAGATGTTGGATAAAGTTATGACCCAAGCAACCTCCATGATGGAAAATATGGTAGAAGTCGCCCACGTAAatttagagaaagagaaactaaAGATTAGACGTTTAGAGGTAAATAAACAGAATACGCAAAGTAAAGTAGAAAACGGTATACAAACGGTTAAAGAATCAGAAGTAGAgcctaaaaagaaaaagttagaTGAAACAGTCTGTTCAGTCgagaaaaatagaagtttAGAGACAATTAAGAGTGCTTTAGAGGTAGAATTAAACAGTCAAAGGTTGCATATTAGAAGAGAATATAAGCTGACGCAAAAACTT TCCGACTTTGATCTTTGgatggattatttaaaatccgaattaatgaataacgatTTATTAGATGTAATAGATTCAAACATTGAAAGTCCAGAAAATCTTTCCGAATTAAAAgttgctaagaaaaaaagtctagttagagatataataatcaatcatttagatgaaaattatcataaaaggaTTTTACATGAGAAAGatccaaaagaaattttgaagaaattaagaGGTTATAAAAAGAGTGAAGTAAACGTTACTCATGCATCGGTACGAACTAGActctatcaaattaaaatgagaaaagacgAAAAAGTAAGTGATTTTTGCGAACGCTTTGATTCAATAATTAGAGAATATGAATCATGTGAAGATGCGGTACCTCTCACAGAACAAGAAATGAGATCTGCATTGTATCAAGCTGTGTCAATTAATGTGCCGGAACTGAGGAATGTAGATTTAATTAGAAGACAaacaaatcttaaagaaatgaatgtagatgaaataaaatctttcatgATGCAGTTAGAGGCAGAGACTAAGAGTGAAGTTAGAGAGAAACTAGAGAAACCAGAAGTTAGAGTGCAGAGGGCTACCGCAGAAGAgcacaaagaaataaagtgcTACCGATGCAACAAATTGGGTCACATGGCGAAGGACTGCCCACTAGCGGGATCAGAGGCCTGGTTCTGTTATTACTGCCAGGGAATTAGAGGACACAAGGGTGATAGCTGTCCTAATGCCGGGGCCCAGGCGAACAGATTTAGAGGAAAAAGGTATACAAATAAAaccgttaataaaaatataaagaaaaagggtaGATTTGCACAAAGAGGAACAAAAAGAGTAGATAATAAAGGGAAAGTGACCAAAATACAACCAGCCAAGAAAACTATACCATTGCAAACAGCAATTGAAGGAAAACCAAAAGAAGGTAAATTATGCATGGCTAAAGTGATAGAAGATAGAGATAGTTCAAAAGAATTAGTCAATTTTATTGTAGATTCGGGTGCAACAGATCACATTgtgaataagaatataattttgtcaaactttgaaaaatgtaataatagagTTATTAAATGCGCGAATAAGAATGAGCTTGCAGACATTTCAATAGATAGTAAAAGAGATCTTTTGTTGTTAacaaatgagaaagaaaagaaagtaattaaattaacaaatgtaattgcaacGAAGGAAGTATCCGAAAATTTACTATCACTAAGAAAGCTGGCTGATGCAGGGTtcagtatttatttagatgatAAAGTGTTTAGAGTTCACAATAaactaacaaataaaattgtttttgaagGAATTTATAAGAAACCAAATTGGATTATGCAATTTGaggttaaaaacaataatatagagGACAATGAAAGTGTAGAATGTGCTGTGTATAGATGTAGAGCAGAAATTGTTCCACATTGTGAGTCTCCTGAACAATCGCAAGCAAACATTCAGACCAGTGAATTATCAATTTCGGAGGGAGAATTAGACGAAAGAGACAATGTTGGCTCTGCGATTGGGAGGGAGAATGAAGGAGAGCTCACAAATGTGAACGAAAATATAGAACACAATAATGCTGAACTCGATCAAGTCATTAAGTTAGAAGATATACAAACATTAGAgaatatagaagaaatgtGTGAAAGCTCagtaattgaaaaagtaaagaaattagagaaaataaataaggcGATGTTATGGCATGTTAGATTAGGTCATGCGTCGTTAAACTATTTAAGACAGCtacaaaaagtagaaaagagaTTAGAGACAGTTAAGTTTGATAACTCCATATTAGAGTGTGAAGTCTGTATAATGGCAAAGATGGCAAAATTGCCgtttaaagaaaacagaaatagaGCACAAAGACCACTACAAGTGATACATACGGATATCATGGGTCCAATAAAACCTACATCTTATCCAGGACGAAAGAGGTTTATAATAACCTTTATAGACGATTATTCTAGATTAGCGAAAGCTTACTCCTTGAAGACGAAAGATGAATCGGGAGAGGCTCTAGAGAAATACCTAATATTCGCCAGAAATCTactaggaaaagaagaaaagctaTGCTATGTGAAGTCAGATCAAGGCAAAGAATTTACGGGAGGTGCTTTTAAAGAAgtgttaaaaagagaaaatatagaaGCCATATATGCACCACCGTACACTCCGGAACATAATGGAGTTGCAGAAAGGTTCAACAGAACGATGCAAGAGAAAATAAGAACATATATGTTCGACTCGGGATTACCAAAGAGTATGTGGGAGTTGGCAGTTGACGCTGCTGTGCATGCGTACAACAGATCTCCACATAAGACTATAGAGTATGAGATCCCCTTGAAGAAGTTCTCATCAGAAACAAGTTGTCATTTCGAGCAAATAAAGAGATTTGGATGCATTGGATATGCAAGAGTACCAAAGCCTACGTCGAAATTTGACAAGAGAGCTATTAGAGGTGTGTTGGTAGGATATACTGACACTGGATATATACTCTGGCATCCAagcacaagaaaatttatagagtCCCGACACATTAGATTTAATGAAaagataacatataaaaatgtatatcaaaacagtcaaatagaagaagaaaaagacttagataaaaattggatgaaagAATTTGTAGAGGATGAGGAAAAGGGAGAACAAAAACTAGAGATTCctgagaaaaggaaaagaggtaGACCGAGAAAACAAACAACACAACTAGACGAACAGAAGCAGAAGGACGCACGAAAGGAAAGTGAAGCTCCAATGACTAGAagtaaaactaaaagaaaactAGAAGATAATGGAGACACTGATGTACggagaaaaatagaagatgTTAGCTttgctaattatattaatgtgaaaaatattcaacggAATATAGAGAATGAAGATGAATTACATCAATGCCTTATGGCATCGTTAAATAGAGAGCCTGTTACTTATGAAGAAGCTATATCAAgtaacgaaagagagaattgGAAAATTGCAGTCAAAGAGGAACTTGAATCTATGTATGCTAATCAAGTGTGGGAACTTGTCGATAGACCATTAGAGAAATTAGATGGAAGACGACCTAATATAATAGATTCAAGATGGGTATTTAAGAGGAAATTAGAAGCAGATGGATCAACCAGATATAAAGCGAGACTGGTGATAAGAGGATGTAAAGACAAAAATGTGTATGATCTAAAAGAGACATATGCACCGGTTTCAAGATTGTCACTGGTTAGATCTATAttagcaataataaataaatataacttatacgCTAGTCAGCTAGATGTTAAGACTGCGTTTTTAAATGGAGTtctagaagaaaaagatgaaatatatatggaaattCCAGAGGGAGTAGAACTGGATGAAAACACCAAGAAGACTAAGGTGTGTAGATTGAATAGAGCTTTATACGGATTGAAGATAAGTCCGAAAAGATAG
- the LOC139824027 gene encoding uncharacterized protein has protein sequence MFEFRVSLSDVAPNSKRSILSAIAKLYDPLGWVTPVTITAKIFMQHLWRARIAWDDAIPETLLPKWRELYSRLSHLSSLQIPRWTGLRADNLRAEIHGFADASNVAYAAVVYLKVVSASGEITVTLLAGKSKVAPLKPLSVPRLELSAALLLARLIHFIRESLDLARLPYHCWTDAKIVLAWLKQHPSRWKTFIANRVAETQSLLPRAEWRHVPTEDNPADCGLRGIFGDEILGHDLWWRGPPWLTSDADGWPCGETTLPPDAPLEEKVTALQSVDPLPDFDLASRYSSWPKLIRYRLHPKIHSPVSSSMLSRHAARPSAA, from the coding sequence ATGTTCGAATTTCGGGTATCACTGTCGGATGTCGCCCCGAATAGCAAACGATCCATTTTATCCGCAATAGCCAAGCTTTACGACCCCCTCGGCTGGGTCACTCCAGTAACAATAAcggcaaaaatatttatgcaacaTCTCTGGCGCGCGCGAATCGCATGGGACGACGCTATCCCGGAAACCCTCCTCCCGAAATGGCGGGAACTGTACTCTCGATTATCTCACCTCAGTTCACTCCAAATTCCTCGCTGGACCGGGCTTCGCGCGGACAACCTTCGCGCTGAAATTCACGGGTTCGCGGACGCATCGAACGTCGCGTACGCCGCGGTCGTTTATCTCAAGGTTGTCTCCGCGTCCGGTGAGATAACGGTCACTCTGCTCGCTGGAAAGTCAAAAGTCGCGCCTCTCAAGCCACTGAGCGTTCCCCGGCTCGAGCTTTCCGCCGCATTGCTCCTCGCGCGGCTCATACACTTCATTCGCGAGTCCCTCGATCTCGCTCGCCTACCGTATCATTGTTGGACAGACGCGAAGATCGTACTCGCCTGGCTTAAACAGCATCCTTCGCGCTGGAAAACGTTCATAGCGAACCGAGTCGCGGAAACTCAATCCCTGCTGCCGCGCGCGGAATGGCGCCACGTGCCCACGGAGGACAATCCGGCCGATTGCGGCTTGCGCGGAATATTCGGTGATGAGATACTGGGTCACGACCTATGGTGGCGCGGGCCTCCATGGCTGACCTCCGACGCTGACGGATGGCCGTGCGGTGAAACGACTTTGCCCCCGGACGCTCCCCTCGAGGAAAAGGTTACGGCCCTGCAAAGCGTCGATCCGCTACCGGACTTTGATCTCGCCTCTCGCTATTCCTCGTGGCCGAAGCTGATTCGTTACCGCTTACATCCTAAAATTCATTCACCTGTGTCGAGCTCCATGCTCTCGCGCCACGCCGCTCGCCCCTCCGCCGCTTAA
- the LOC139824006 gene encoding uncharacterized protein: MPPGASRGIRRSKSLGTNVPDTAATPQAAEMTSPPPPPSLPPQPQPPPPPLPLPPASSAPTPASAAPAPTPSPPPGYVPAPWPNYILARPPGYVPAPPSEYVPAVPTPPSASVSAPTPALAPPLLPPRYANQKQINKIVRKAVQKERRKGAPRYAPPPGYVFGTSARVRARSSTRVRARPIAGVRARPIAGVRACSSARVRARSSARVRARSSSRVRARSSTRIRARSSTRIRARARSFTRIRARSSPRVRARSWHEHSAIPPGITFLTGGNPHEYPLPRAGRAVMSPTH, encoded by the exons CAAAAAGTTTAGGCACAAATGTGCCGGATACAGCGGCGACGCCGCAGGCAGCGGAAATGACatcgccaccgccgccgccgtcactGCCACCGCAACCGcaaccgccaccgccaccgctaCCGCTACCGCCCGCTTCGTCGGCACCGACACCGGCTTCAGCAGCACCGGCACCGACACCGTCACCTCCGCCGGGGTACGTACCGGCGCCTTGGCCGAATTACATACTGGCGCGTCCACCGGGGTACGTACCGGCACCTCCGTCAGAGTACGTGCCCGCTGTACCAACACCGCCGTCGGCTTCGGTTTCGGCACCGACCCCTGCTCTGGCACCGCCTCTGCTACCGCCGAGATATGCTAATCAAAAA caaataaataaaattgttcgaAAAGCGGTTCAAAAGGAGCGGCGCAAGGGTGCTCCAAGATATGCGCCACCGCCGGGGTACGTTTTCGGCACCAGCGCCAGGGTACGTGCCCGCTCCTCCACCAGGGTACGTGCCCGCCCCATCGCCGGGGTACGTGCTCGCCCCATCGCCGGGGTACGTGCCTGCTCCTCCGCCAGGGTACGTGCCCGCTCCTCCGCCAGGGTACGTGCCCGCTCCTCCTCCAGGGTACGTGCCCGCTCTTCCACCAGGATACGTGCCCGCTCCTCTACCAGGATACGTGCCCGTGCCCGCTCCTTCACCAGGATACGTGCCCGCTCCTCGCCCAGGGTACGTGCCCGCTCCTGGCACGAACATTCCGCGATACCGCCCGGGATAACTTTTTTGACGGGGGGAAATCCGCACGAATACCCCCTCCCCCGGGCGGGGAGGGCGGTTATGTCTCCAACGCACTAA
- the LOC139824026 gene encoding uncharacterized protein, with translation MLHVNTDSSSKLAEADAPDSSSTATPDPKCDVNSLSASHTTRHKPSVLLATAWVTVSVESGRSAVVRALLDQGSEMIFISENLAQTLRAKRVRQPISVSAVGGVHAGTFTHIARVSVSPRQSLVPSLSTNALILKSLTSYTPKQSMDLSSLSHLSDLQWADENPTSLCPINIIIGADLYSDIILNGVRKGNSGLPLAQNSVLGWIISGPIDASSRDDRSNPSSVNRALPSISAHHLFNSPTLEAELRRFWEVEELPQIPTPAPEDVLCEEHFCATHYRDPDGRYVVRLPFKKGPPISIGESRPRAEQMLKALTRRFRDKPAFEKEYREFLEEYERLGHMQLATAPSDQTEQHVYIPHHGVIREGSSTTHLRVVFNASSVTSNGTSLNDHLHVGPKLQREITAIIMRWRQYRYVYSADIAKMYRQIRVDSRDVNYQRIVWIRSYLEPLVAFILLTLTYGMICAAYLALRVLEQLCRDEGKNFPLATLILRDNTYVDDVLFGADDTLRIRQARDQLVSLLRRGGFELRK, from the coding sequence ATGCTACACGTCAACACGGATTCTTCCTCGAAATTAGCCGAAGCGGACGCGCCCGACAGCTCGTCAACTGCAACGCCGGACCCGAAATGCGATGTCAATTCTTTGTCCGCTTCCCATACCACGCGTCACAAACCGTCGGTTTTGTTAGCGACAGCGTGGGTGACGGTGAGCGTAGAATCCGGTCGTTCCGCCGTTGTCCGAGCCCTGCTCGATCAAGGCTCCGAGATGATCTTCATCTCGGAGAACCTTGCGCAAACTCTACGAGCGAAGCGCGTTCGTCAACCGATCTCCGTCTCCGCCGTCGGCGGCGTCCACGCCGGGACCTTTACGCACATTGCGCGTGTTTCCGTTTCCCCGCGCCAATCTCTCGTTCCGTCTTTATCAACCAACGCGCTCATATTGAAATCTTTGACCTCTTACACTCCCAAACAAAGCATGGATCTCTCTTCCCTATCTCACTTGTCCGATCTACAGTGGGCAGACGAGAATCCCACCAGTCTCTGCCCCATCAACATTATAATCGGCGCAGATCTTTACAGCGACATAATTCTAAACGGTGTTCGAAAGGGAAACTCCGGGCTGCCCCTCGCTCAGAACTCCGTCTTAGGCTGGATCATTTCGGGACCGATCGATGCGTCCTCGCGGGACGACCGCTCTAACCCCTCGTCGGTCAATCGCGCCCTCCCGAGTATTTCCGCTCATCATTTGTTCAATTCCCCGACATTGGAGGCGGAACTCCGCCGGTTCTGGGAGGTCGAAGAGCTTCCGCAAATCCCGACTCCCGCGCCCGAAGACGTTCTCTGCGAAGAGCATTTTTGCGCCACTCATTACCGCGACCCCGACGGGCGATACGTTGTTCGTCTCCCCTTTAAAAAGGGCCCTCCGATCTCCATCGGCGAATCCAGGCCCCGCGCCGAACAAATGCTAAAGGCCCTGACGCGCCGGTTCCGGGATAAACCCGCGTTCGAAAAGGAATATCGCGAGTTCTTGGAAGAGTACGAACGATTAGGACACATGCAACTCGCGACCGCTCCTTCGGATCAAACCGAGCAACACGTGTATATTCCGCATCACGGCGTCATCCGCGAAGGCAGCTCTACCACCCATCTCCGGGTGGTGTTCAACGCTTCGTCAGTCACCTCCAACGGAACTTCCTTGAACGACCACTTACATGTCGGTCCGAAACTGCAACGCGAGATCACAGCTATCATTATGCGATGGCGCCAGTACCGCTACGTCTATTCGGCTGATATCGCGAAAATGTATCGCCAAATTCGTGTCGATTCTCGCGACGTGAATTATCAGCGCATCGTTTGGATTCGGTCATACCTCGAGCCGTTAGTTGCCTTCATATTGCTCACATTAACGTACGGAATGATATGTGCGGCCTATCTAGCCCTACGCGTTTTGGAGCAACTTTGCCGCGACGAAGGTAAAAACTTTCCTCTCGCGACCCTTATTCTTCGCGACAACACTTATGTCGACGACGTGCTGTTCGGTGCTGACGATACCCTTCGCATACGGCAAGCGCGTGATCAGCTCGTGTCATTGTTGCGACGCGGCGGCTTCGAATTAAGGAAATAG
- the LOC139824028 gene encoding uncharacterized protein, with the protein MYSDNGTTFVGADREMTSAYRSALRDPNFLNATASDNVAWHFIPPAAPHFGGLWEAGVRSVKLHLRRVLGKHMLTFEELSTLLCRIEACLNSRPLTPLSDSMDDYECLTPGHFLIGSALTVNPEPSLLHLSENRLSRWQLVRHVTERFWKLWHTDYLNTLQQRSKWRKIRPSIQVGQLVLLRNPTLPPCKWELGRVTRCHPGSDGLTRVVTIKTAASEYRRPIAQICVLPVDEPPISN; encoded by the coding sequence ATGTACTCCGACAATGGCACGACTTTCGTCGGAGCCGACCGTGAAATGACTTCCGCGTACCGCTCAGCGCTACGCGATCCTAATTTTTTGAACGCAACCGCCTCGGACAACGTCGCTTGGCACTTCATACCCCCGGCCGCTCCGCACTTCGGCGGATTATGGGAAGCCGGCGTGCGAAGCGTCAAGCTTCATCTGCGCCGCGTTCTAGGCAAGCACATGTTAACTTTCGAGGAACTGTCCACTCTGCTGTGCCGAATAGAGGCTTGCTTGAATTCGCGGCCGCTTACGCCACTTTCGGACTCGATGGACGATTACGAATGCCTAACGCCCGGTCACTTCCTAATTGGTTCCGCCTTGACTGTCAATCCCGAACCCTCGCTCCTGCATCTCTCGGAAAATCGCCTTTCGCGATGGCAATTAGTGCGTCACGTCACCGAGCGGTTTTGGAAACTGTGGCACactgattatttaaatacgttgCAACAGCGATCCAAGTGGCGAAAAATACGGCCGTCAATTCAAGTCGGTCAACTCGTCTTATTGCGTAATCCGACCCTTCCCCCCTGCAAATGGGAGCTCGGCCGCGTGACTCGCTGTCACCCCGGCTCTGACGGACTTACTCGCGTAGTCACTATAAAAACTGCCGCCTCCGAATATCGCCGGCCTATCGCGCAGATTTGTGTACTACCTGTCGACGAACCCCCGATTAGCAATTAA